One stretch of Prunus persica cultivar Lovell chromosome G1, Prunus_persica_NCBIv2, whole genome shotgun sequence DNA includes these proteins:
- the LOC18791250 gene encoding uncharacterized protein LOC18791250, giving the protein MLVLGQAPSGALSARRCSLSSPPKFTNPNPPLFSNRKPRFASKANPSKSLNITLAKADGGIDSTSAATKQAFSSSPAPPPPPSLDNDQPVVVGQENIPLEGVIQFEKPSSSSRLRKWGRVALLAGGDVLALLTFAAIGRFSHGFSVFEFETLRTADPFIAGWFLSAYFLGGYGKDGRGVNGQSKALTATAKSWALGIPLGIIIRASTAGHLPPYKFILVTMGSTAVLLLGWRALLYKFLPGDKSKKSDVYRRGSPFELFELLTSLVRRW; this is encoded by the exons ATGCTAGTGCTCGGCCAAGCTCCAAGCGGAGCCTTATCGGCCAGACGCTGTTCTCTCTCATCCCCCCCCAAATTCACAAACCCAAATCCACCTCTCTTCTCTAACCGCAAACCCAGGTTCGCTTCCAAAGCAAACCCTTCGAAATCTCTCAATATCACGCTTGCGAAGGCTGATGGAGGCATCGATTCGACTTCAGCCGCAACCAAACAGGCCTTTTCTAGCTCACCAGCTCCTCCGCCTCCTCCTTCTTTGGACAATGACCAACCAGTTGTCGTGGGTCAGGAGAACATACCCTTGGAAGGTGTCATTCAGTTCGAGAAGCCCAGTTCGTCTTCTCGTTTACGCAAATGGGG TCGAGtggcattgcttgctggtgGGGATGTTTTGGCTTTGCTTACGTTTGCTGCAATTGGAAGATTTAGTCATGGGTTCTCTGTTTTCGAATTTGAAACCCTGCGCACAGCTGACCCTTTTATCGCCG GGTGGTTTTTGAGTGCTTATTTCCTTGGAGGCTATGGGAAGGATGGACGTGGAGTCAATGGTCAGTCAAAGGCTCTTACTGCTACAGCTAAGTCATGGGCCCTGGGGATTCCA CTTGGGATAATCATAAGGGCATCAACAGCAGGCCACCTTCCACCATACAAATTTATACTTGTAACAATGGGGAGCACTGCTGTTTTACTTCTTGGATGGAGAGCACTTTTGTATAAATTTCTTCCTGGTGATAAGAGCAAGAAGAGTGATGTATATCGGCGCGGCAGTccatttgaattgtttgag TTGCTCACATCGTTAGTACGAAGGTGGTGA
- the LOC18789368 gene encoding RNA-binding protein 1 produces the protein MDSDQAKLFVGGISRETSEETLKYHFRSYGTVVGSVIAKDRGTNNPRGFGFVWFSDSSSADKALEDPHVILGRRVDVKKAIPRNEHQSTWLSRSSSRSFENSNNQFRTRKIFVGGLSANLTEEGFKDYFEKFGSVTDVVVMYDNTTRRPRGFGFVTFASEDAVENVMQQSFHELNGRFVEVKKAVPKEENNSNDSGYAPVNYPPYTYSPTPTYGILPSPTPYNGFGPFMYGTSVYGGWYPTGGSGGIPYGIAPIAPQAWMFPYGNSLYPSYMRGGGLVAGGYSGILGHGAVGGISNQVVFGNGQAPASVKSSRVEAEKLDVDSGSNSAGLKKRNSKRS, from the exons ATGGACTCTGATCAAGCAAAGCTGTTCGTGGGGGGCATCTCTCGGGAGACAAGTGAAGAGACACTGAAATACCATTTCCGGAGCTACGGCACCGTTGTGGGCTCGGTCATCGCCAAGGACCGCGGCACCAACAACCCTAGAGGCTTCGGCTTCGTCTGGTTCTCTGACTCGTCTTCAGCTGATAAAGCCCTAGAAGATCCCCATGTGATTCTGGGGAGAAGG GTAGATGTAAAGAAAGCAATTCCCAGAAACGAACATCAAAGTACTTGGTTGAGTAGGAGTAGTAGTAGAAGCTTTGAGAATAGCAACAATCAGTTTAGAACAAGGAAGATATTTGTTGGGGGTTTATCAGCGAATCTGACTGAGGAGGGGTTTAAGGATTATTTTGAGAAGTTTGGGAGTGTAACGGATGTAGTGGTGATGTATGACAACACAACCCGCCGACCTAGggggtttggttttgttacCTTCGCTTCGGAGGATGCTGTTGAGAATGTTATGCAGCAAAGCTTTCATGAGTTGAATGGTAGGTTTGTGGAGGTCAAGAAGGCTGTGCCAAAGGAGGAGAATAACAGTAACGACAGTGGTTATGCACCGGTCAATTACCCTCCTTATACTTATAGTCCTACTCCTACATATGGGATTCTTCCTAGTCCTACACCTTATAATGGGTTTGGGCCATTTATGTATGGAACCAGTGTTTATGGCGGTTGGTACCCTACCGGAGGATCTGGTGGGATTCCTTATGGCATTGCTCCAATTGCTCCTCAGGCCTGGATGTTTCCTTATGGCAACTCTTTATATCCGAGCTACATGCGTGGTGGGGGCTTGGTGGCAGGTGGGTATAGTGGGATTCTGGGGCACGGTGCTGTTGGTGGCATATCGAATCAGGTTGTTTTTGGCAATGGGCAGGCACCAGCTTCTGTGAAGTCATCTCGGGTTGAAGCGGAGAAACTAGACGTGGATTCTGGAAGCAACAGTGCTGgtttgaagaaaagaaattcaaagagGTCTTGA
- the LOC18788992 gene encoding growth-regulating factor 6, translating to MDFGVVGFDGLGGAAAGTGFASLASSSSDQETKHKWYGSGFHKQGRSAGTVEEDWRSSKLPKTDDFLSASKTMPNNSTHFSDGQQLLSFSNSPNSEAVLVDKSTQNASLPYFHQPLSAYNRSTGHNTGSFNGAAMHWDIAGVRGPFTPSQWMELEHQALIYKYITANVPIPSNLLIPIKKALDSAFPNGLPRPNTLGWGSIHLGFSNNTDPEPGRCRRTDGKKWRCWRDAVPDQKYCERHMNRGRHRSRKPVEPVAGTTAAATTTTTTSKQLMSSASSSASSVSIPAGGGSSSLSIANQQLKSLQPAASNSSAATQMNRMFMNKENVGERMHQTPGPSMLSKENPFFIQKQQMGYEESSRTEFGLVPSDSLLNPSQKGSSLMSCRNYGSSSQNLTDPAETNSQQHSLRHFIDDWPKNQSNRPAISWPDQFDMQSDRTQLSISIPIASSDFIPSTSSTNNEKLTLSPLRLSRELNPKPMGLGVGSALNAQNNKQANWIPISWETSLGGPLGEVLHHTNNNTAAECKNSSVLNLMTEGWDKNSPSSLGSSPTGVLQKTAFGSLSNSSAGSSPRAENNNLLGSSILDSSSLPAL from the exons atggattttggggtggtgggttttgatggGTTGGGGGGTGCAGCAGCAGGAACTGGTTTTGCTTCTCTTGCTAGTTCGTCATCAGATCAGGAGACCAAGCACAAATGGTACGGATCTGGGTTCCACAAGCAGGGGAGATCTGCAGGCACTGTTGAAGAAGATTGGAGAAGCTCAAAACTGCCCAAGACTGATGATTTTCTTTCAGCTTCCAAGACAATGCCTAACAACAGCACTCATTTCTCTGATGGGCAGCAATTGCTGAGCTTCTCTAATTCTCCCAATTCGGAAGCTGTTTTGGTTGACAAGAGCACTCAGAATGCCTCATTGCCTTACTTTCACCAACCATTATCTGCTTACAACAGAAGTACAG GCCACAATACTGGGAGCTTCAATGGTGCTGCCATGCACTGGGATATAGCAGGGGTCAGAGGGCCATTCACTCCATCTCAATGGATGGAGTTAGAACACCAGGCCTTGATCTACAAATACATTACTGCAAATGTGCCTATACCATCTAATCTGCTCATCCCAATAAAGAAGGCCCTTGATTCTGCCTTTCCAAATGGACTTCCGAGGCCCAATACAT TGGGATGGGGTTCTATCCATTTGGGATTCTCCAACAACACTGATCCTGAGCCAGGAAGGTGTCGTAGGACTGATGGGAAGAAATGGCGGTGCTGGAGAGATGCCGTTCCTGACCAAAAATATTGTGAGCGGCACATGAACAGAGGCCGCCACCGTTCAAGAAAGCCTGTGGAACCCGTCGCTGGAACCACCgccgccgccaccaccaccaccaccacctcaaAGCAGCTTATGTCTTCGGCTTCTTCATCAGCATCCTCGGTGTCCATTCCCGCTGGCGGTGGTTCAAGCAGCCTCAGCATTGCCAACCAACAGCTCAAGAGCTTGCAGCCTGCTGCATCTAATTCTTCTGCAGCCACTCAGATGAACAG GATGTTCATGAACAAAGAGAATGTGGGTGAAAGAATGCATCAAACACCAGGCCCCTCCATGTTGTCTAAAGAGAACCCATTCTTCATCCAGAAACAGCAAATGGGATATGAAGAATCCTCAAGAACAGAGTTTGGGCTTGTCCCCTCTGACTCCCTCCTCAACCCATCACAGAAAGGGTCTTCTCTAATGAGCTGCAGAAACTATGGTTCTTCATCACAGAACCTGACTGACCCTGCAGAAACCAACTCACAACAGCATTCCCTTCGCCACTTCATCGACGATTGGCCTAAAAACCAATCCAATCGCCCAGCTATTTCTTGGCCTGACCAATTTGACATGCAATCAGACAGAACCCAGTTGTCAATTTCAATCCCCATTGCTTCCTCAGACTTCATACCATCCACTTCCTCTACAAACAATGAGAAGCTCACTCTGTCCCCTCTCCGGCTTTCACGGGAACTAAACCCCAAGCCAATGGGTTTGGGAGTAGGCAGTGCCCTCAATGCACAAAACAATAAGCAAGCAAATTGGATCCCAATCAGTTGGGAGACTTCACTTGGTGGCCCTTTGGGGGAGGTTTTGCACCATACCAATAACAACACTGCAGCAGAATGCAAGAACTCTTCAGTGCTTAATCTTATGACAGAGGGATGGGACAAGAACAGCCCTTCTTCATTAGGGTCATCTCCTACTGGGGTCTTACAGAAGACAGCATTCGGGTCTCTCTCAAATAGCAGTGCAGGGAGTAGCCCAAGAGCAGAGAATAATAACCTCCTTGGTTCCAGTATCTTGGACTCTTCCTCCTTGCCTGCCTTGTAA